AAGGATCTGGTGAATGCGATGGCGCGCTACGGCAGCGTGCCGGTCCCCATGCTCATGCTCAACCGCATGGACGCGGGTACCTGGCCGCCGCGCAACGTCTACCAGTACAGCATCGCCCCCGAGGACGAGGCGCGCGCCGCGGTGCGCCGTGCCGCGCGCGAGGGCCATGGCGACATGGTGGCCCTGCTCATGCGGGCCGACTGGAGCGAGCGCGTCGTTACCGCGCTGCGCACCACCGCCGACGAGTACGGCGCGCGCATCCTGGAGACCCAGTACGTGGCACCGGACGAGGATCTGTCGCCGCCGGTCAAGAGCCTGCTCAACGTCGATGCCGCCGAGGAACGCCATCGCGCGCTGGTGCGCACGCTGGGCATGTCGCCCGAGTTCGAGGCACAGGCGCGCAGCGACGCGGCCTCCATCTTCTTCATCGCGCGCCAGCGCGAGGCGCTGCAGATCGCGCCGCGCTTCGCCTACTTCCGCGCCGGCGAGCGGCCGGTGTACACCACCGCGCTGTCCTGGGACGGCGACATCCCGGTGCCCGAGGAGATCCGCGGCACGCGTCTGTGCGACATGCCCTGGATGATGCACAACCCCGATGCCGAGTGGCGCCTGCTGCGCGAGCGGCTGGCGGAGGAATCGGCCTCGCGCTTCACCCGCTTCCCGCGTCTGTTCGCGCTCGGTCACGACGCCCTGCTCATGGCGCTGCGCTTCCAGCAGGGCTGGGCGCCCGGCGAAGCCTTCCCGGGTGCCACCGGCTTCCTGCAGCTCGGCACCGACGGCGCCGTGACCCGCGAACTGGGCTGCGCCGAGCTCACCGCCGACGGCGCACAGCCGCTGCCCCCGATCACCACGCGCGACGATGCCGCCTTCGGCGACGGCCGCCCCGACCGCGACGGCTACGCCCGGCCCGCCGAGCGCGGCGGCTATTCCCGTGGCGGCACGCGGGAAGACAGCTGGGGACGTGACTACTGAGCGCAGCCGTCGCGGTCGCAGCGCCGAGGATGCTGCGCTGACCCTGCTGCGCGGACACGGACTGCGCCTGCTGGCGCGCAACGTGCGCTCGCGCGGCGGCGAGATCGACCTGGTCATGCGCGACGGCGACACCGTCGTCTTCGTCGAGGTCCGCAGCCGCCGGCGCAGCGACTACGGCACTGCGGCCGAGTCGGTGGGCGCGCGCAAGCAGCAGCGCCTGATCCACGCCGCCCGCACCTGGCTGGCACGCAACCCGCGCGATGCCCGGCGCCCGCTGCGCTTCGACGTCGTGGCCTACACCGGCGCCGACGAGGCCGAGTGGCTGCGCAACGCCATCGAGGTATCGGCATGAACACCGATGCGCTGCTGACCCGTCTGCGCGAGGCGCTGCCCGCGGAGCGCGTGGTCACCGACGAGGCCGAGCGCGTGGCCTACAGCTACGACAACAGCCGCCTCCAGGCGCTGCCCGACGTGGTGGTGCATGCCGCCGGCCATGACGATGTCGTTCATGTCGCGACCTGCTGCCACGCGCTGGGCGTGCCGCTGGTGGCACGCGGACGCGGCACCAACACCACCGGTGCCAGCGTGCCGGTGGCGGGTGGCGTGGCACTGAGCCTCGAGGGCATGCAGCGCATCATCGACTACCGACCCGCGGACCGGCTGCTGGTCTGCGAGGCCGGCACACTCAACGGCACGGTGCAGAGCACCGCCGGAGCCGACGACCTGTTCTGGGCGCCCGATCCCACCAGCGGCGGCTATTCCACCGTGGGCGGCAACATCGCCTGCGGCGCCGGCGGCCCGCGCGCGGTCAAGTACGGCACC
Above is a window of Algiphilus sp. DNA encoding:
- a CDS encoding penicillin-binding protein activator; the encoded protein is MNHASRWAAALAATAVVLAGTACAPLPRERGDVRSVPSRSEPPLARAERLLDEGRIDSAESALASIDASRLNARDRHRLKLLRVELSLAAGESLIALRDLPPPNATPDRALAARTELVRAEVLQAMGDMGGAVSALVDRERFLDDPIARDRNTDRIWQMLIEQPLGADAQSRFAGTDRITRGWFELALIARGAVPGQREALLAGWRQRFPNHPATPERARNIGTRQIGAGWAKAETGGAIAVLLPERGNFAAIGASIRDGLVAAWEARPEPRPPLRFYHTGDSPETLFAAVDRALGDGATLLLGPVRKDLVNAMARYGSVPVPMLMLNRMDAGTWPPRNVYQYSIAPEDEARAAVRRAAREGHGDMVALLMRADWSERVVTALRTTADEYGARILETQYVAPDEDLSPPVKSLLNVDAAEERHRALVRTLGMSPEFEAQARSDAASIFFIARQREALQIAPRFAYFRAGERPVYTTALSWDGDIPVPEEIRGTRLCDMPWMMHNPDAEWRLLRERLAEESASRFTRFPRLFALGHDALLMALRFQQGWAPGEAFPGATGFLQLGTDGAVTRELGCAELTADGAQPLPPITTRDDAAFGDGRPDRDGYARPAERGGYSRGGTREDSWGRDY
- a CDS encoding YraN family protein, producing MTTERSRRGRSAEDAALTLLRGHGLRLLARNVRSRGGEIDLVMRDGDTVVFVEVRSRRRSDYGTAAESVGARKQQRLIHAARTWLARNPRDARRPLRFDVVAYTGADEAEWLRNAIEVSA